In Bordetella holmesii ATCC 51541, the following proteins share a genomic window:
- a CDS encoding antisigma-factor antagonist, STAS, with protein sequence MSLHSFSRGQWLSNPRADILAGVLVALALIPEAIGFSIIAGVDPRVGLYASFSIAVIISLVGGRPGMISAATAAVAVLVGPLVKQYGLDYLFAATILMGVFQVIAGFLRLDLLMQYVSRSVITGFVNALAILIFMAQLPQLIGVSGVTYVMVAAGLAIIYLLPRLTRVVPSPLVAIIVLTAVSIYWGLPVNTVGDMGALPSALPAFALPAVPFTLDTLRIILPYSLTMAAVGLLESMLTAQIVDDMTDTPSDKRRECKGQGIANAVTGFLGGMGGCAMIGQSVINVRSGGRSRLSTFVAGAFLLFLIVGLGPLVARIPMPALVAVMIMVSICTFSWESLLKLRTHPWQSSLVMLATVAVVVWTHDLARGVLTGVVLSGLFFASKVRRMFVVQTRLSPDGRTRRYDYRGQVFFASADRFAEAIDFKEDVDGVLLDVTAAHFWDISAVGALDKVVLKLRREGKRVEVVGLNEASATLVGRFSAHDKPHASSSNP encoded by the coding sequence ATGTCGTTGCATTCTTTTTCTCGTGGCCAATGGCTGTCCAATCCGCGCGCCGATATTCTGGCCGGCGTGCTCGTCGCGCTCGCCCTGATCCCGGAAGCGATTGGCTTTTCCATCATTGCTGGCGTCGATCCGCGTGTAGGGCTTTATGCCTCTTTTTCGATCGCGGTGATCATTTCATTGGTGGGCGGGCGTCCGGGCATGATCTCGGCGGCCACGGCGGCCGTGGCGGTGCTGGTGGGGCCTCTGGTCAAGCAGTATGGTCTGGACTATCTGTTTGCCGCCACTATTCTGATGGGTGTGTTTCAGGTCATTGCGGGGTTTTTGCGGCTGGATCTGTTGATGCAATATGTGTCGCGATCGGTTATCACGGGCTTCGTCAATGCGCTGGCGATTCTGATCTTCATGGCGCAACTGCCCCAGTTGATCGGCGTGAGCGGCGTGACGTATGTGATGGTGGCTGCGGGTCTTGCGATCATTTATCTGCTGCCGCGTCTGACGCGCGTGGTGCCTTCGCCGCTGGTGGCCATTATCGTGCTCACGGCGGTGTCCATCTATTGGGGGTTGCCGGTCAATACGGTCGGGGACATGGGGGCGCTGCCGTCGGCCTTGCCCGCTTTTGCGCTGCCGGCGGTACCCTTTACGCTGGACACTTTGCGCATCATCCTGCCGTATTCGTTGACCATGGCGGCGGTGGGCCTGCTGGAGTCGATGCTCACCGCGCAGATCGTGGACGACATGACAGACACGCCGAGCGATAAGCGGCGGGAGTGCAAGGGGCAGGGCATTGCCAATGCGGTGACCGGCTTTCTGGGAGGCATGGGCGGGTGCGCCATGATCGGTCAATCGGTGATCAATGTCCGCTCTGGCGGACGCAGCCGCCTGTCTACCTTTGTGGCCGGCGCCTTTTTGCTGTTTCTCATTGTGGGGCTGGGGCCGCTGGTGGCACGTATTCCCATGCCAGCGCTCGTGGCCGTCATGATCATGGTGTCCATCTGCACCTTCAGTTGGGAGTCCTTGCTCAAGCTCAGAACCCACCCATGGCAGTCATCGCTGGTCATGCTGGCGACCGTGGCCGTGGTGGTCTGGACGCACGATCTGGCGCGCGGCGTGCTGACGGGAGTTGTGTTGAGCGGGCTGTTCTTCGCCAGCAAGGTCAGACGCATGTTTGTCGTGCAGACACGCTTGTCGCCGGATGGCCGCACCCGGCGTTATGACTATCGCGGGCAGGTGTTCTTCGCTTCCGCAGACCGGTTCGCTGAAGCCATCGACTTCAAGGAAGACGTCGATGGCGTCCTGCTGGATGTGACGGCGGCGCATTTCTGGGATATTTCCGCCGTGGGTGCGCTCGATAAGGTGGTCCTCAAGCTCCGGCGCGAGGGTAAGCGGGTCGAGGTCGTGGGCCTGAACGAGGCCAGCGCGACGCTGGTAGGGCGCTTTTCCGCGCACGACAAGCCGCACGCCTCATCCTCCAATCCCTAG
- the catB gene encoding muconate cycloisomerase 1 — protein sequence MLVKVYCSDGIVGIGEGTPIAGMAYGPESPEAMKLSIDAYFAPAMIGQDATRIQELMADLGKRVKVNHFAKSALETALLDAQGKRLGVSVSELLGGRRRDRLPVAWTLASGDTARDIEEAEHMLEVRRHRVFKLKIGARDPLLDIQHVAAIKRALGDRGSVRVDVNMAWSEAQAAWAVPALAQAGCELVEQPVASAAALARLMRRFPVALMADEVLQGPESAFDIAREHGADVFAIKIEQNGGLFAAQRVAAIADAAGIELYGGTMLEGAVSTAASAHLFATFAQLQWGTELFGPLLITEEILTQPLDYSDFELTVPTGPGLGIELDDAKVKRFTRDGLSKATTKRD from the coding sequence ATGCTGGTCAAGGTGTACTGCAGCGACGGCATCGTGGGCATCGGTGAAGGCACCCCCATCGCGGGCATGGCCTATGGGCCGGAAAGCCCCGAGGCGATGAAGCTTTCGATCGACGCCTATTTCGCGCCCGCGATGATCGGTCAGGACGCCACACGGATCCAGGAGCTGATGGCCGACCTGGGCAAGCGAGTCAAAGTGAACCACTTTGCCAAGAGCGCGCTGGAGACCGCGTTGCTGGATGCGCAAGGCAAGCGTCTGGGCGTGTCCGTCAGCGAACTGTTGGGCGGCCGACGCCGTGACCGCCTGCCGGTGGCCTGGACGCTGGCGTCGGGCGACACCGCGCGCGACATCGAGGAAGCCGAACACATGCTAGAGGTCCGGCGCCATCGTGTCTTCAAGCTCAAAATCGGGGCCCGGGATCCGTTACTCGACATCCAGCACGTGGCCGCCATCAAGCGCGCGCTCGGCGACCGGGGGTCCGTTCGGGTAGACGTCAATATGGCGTGGAGCGAAGCACAGGCGGCGTGGGCCGTTCCCGCGCTGGCGCAGGCCGGGTGTGAACTGGTGGAGCAGCCGGTGGCCAGTGCCGCTGCCCTGGCGCGCCTGATGCGACGCTTTCCCGTGGCGCTGATGGCCGACGAAGTGCTGCAAGGCCCCGAGAGCGCGTTTGACATCGCCCGCGAGCACGGCGCCGATGTGTTCGCCATCAAGATCGAGCAGAACGGAGGGCTGTTCGCTGCGCAGCGCGTCGCAGCCATCGCTGATGCGGCGGGCATCGAGCTGTACGGCGGCACGATGCTCGAAGGCGCAGTCAGCACAGCGGCTTCGGCACATCTGTTCGCCACCTTCGCCCAACTGCAATGGGGCACAGAACTGTTCGGTCCTTTGCTCATTACTGAAGAAATCCTGACGCAGCCGCTGGACTACAGCGACTTCGAATTGACCGTGCCCACCGGTCCTGGCCTGGGTATCGAACTGGACGATGCCAAGGTCAAACGCTTTACACGCGACGGCCTGAGCAAAGCCACGACGAAACGAGATTAA
- the catA gene encoding catechol 1,2-dioxygenase: protein MSLNLFDSKEVQDLLTAASNVEGGQGTPRFKQIVHRLLGDLFKAIDDLDITPDEVWAGVNYVNQLGRDGEAALLAAGLGLEKYLDIRMDEEDRRAGLQGGTPRTIEGPLYVAGAPLRAGMSRIDIDPDAAAGPLVIRGVVTDTNGAPLANAVVECWHANSEGFYSHFDPTGAQTDFNLRGAVQTGPDGKYEFRTLMPVGYGCPPKGATQQLLDALGRHGNRPAHVHFFVSADQHRKLTTQFNIEGDPLIWDDFAYATREGLIPPVVEKTGGAALGLKEDSYKEIEFNFALTSLVQGKDNQIVHRLRASAEA from the coding sequence ATGAGCCTCAACCTATTTGACAGCAAGGAAGTTCAGGACCTGCTGACGGCAGCCAGCAACGTGGAAGGCGGCCAGGGCACGCCGCGATTCAAACAGATTGTGCATCGTCTATTGGGCGATCTGTTCAAAGCGATCGACGATCTGGATATCACGCCGGACGAGGTTTGGGCAGGTGTGAACTACGTCAACCAATTGGGCCGCGATGGCGAGGCCGCGCTCCTGGCCGCAGGGTTGGGCCTGGAGAAGTACCTCGACATCCGCATGGATGAAGAAGACAGGCGTGCGGGCCTGCAAGGCGGTACGCCCCGCACCATCGAAGGCCCTCTGTACGTGGCGGGTGCACCGCTGCGCGCCGGAATGTCGCGGATCGATATCGACCCGGACGCCGCCGCCGGCCCGCTGGTGATTCGCGGCGTGGTCACTGACACCAACGGCGCGCCGCTGGCCAACGCGGTGGTCGAATGCTGGCACGCCAACTCCGAAGGCTTTTACTCGCACTTCGATCCGACGGGCGCGCAGACCGATTTCAACTTGCGCGGCGCCGTCCAGACCGGCCCTGACGGCAAGTACGAGTTCCGCACCTTGATGCCGGTCGGCTACGGCTGTCCGCCCAAGGGCGCCACCCAGCAATTGCTGGACGCGCTGGGCCGCCATGGCAATCGCCCGGCGCACGTGCACTTTTTTGTCAGCGCCGACCAGCACCGCAAGCTGACCACGCAATTCAATATCGAAGGCGATCCGCTGATCTGGGATGACTTCGCCTACGCCACGCGCGAGGGCTTGATTCCGCCGGTCGTCGAGAAAACTGGTGGTGCCGCGCTAGGTTTGAAGGAAGACAGCTACAAGGAGATCGAATTCAATTTTGCGCTGACCAGCCTGGTGCAGGGCAAAGACAACCAAATCGTTCATCGCCTGCGCGCCAGCGCCGAGGCGTAA
- a CDS encoding sugar (and other) transporter family protein: MSATISIPSLIDKNRMSAFQWRVLILCFLIALFDGFDTQAMAFTGPAILVAFKLQAGELAPILTAGIVGMTVGAMLLGLVGDRIGRRPAALLGVAVFGLATLVTAGATETWQILVLRFIAGLGMGGCTPIVLALAAEYAPARLRGTVITGVLLGLPAGAMLGGLLAARMLPVIGWQGIFIVGGVAPLVLLIALFALLPESLQFKAMRGDTASQGYVARILAKISGQLLPAGTRLTVPEDATIRASVKALFKDGYARKTLSIWSIYLLNWVAWFMLLSWLPTVLKAAGLPAEQAPMGTFTINLVFIACAIPLSYLMPRVPTRSLLIAMFALGIVVSLGLGYAGTDWTLVFILIGAAGLGVGGQQLALNYLVIGAYPTALRATATGWSIDIGRAGAIIGSAIGGTVLGWAGPSGFFMVLAIPLAGALLAVLAVDKQSSQPASGELSRAH; the protein is encoded by the coding sequence ATGTCAGCAACGATTTCCATACCCAGTCTGATCGACAAGAATCGAATGAGCGCATTTCAATGGCGCGTTCTGATTCTGTGTTTCTTGATCGCCTTGTTCGACGGATTCGATACGCAGGCGATGGCGTTTACCGGCCCGGCCATTCTGGTGGCCTTCAAATTGCAGGCCGGTGAACTGGCGCCGATTCTTACTGCCGGCATTGTCGGGATGACCGTGGGCGCCATGCTGCTGGGCCTGGTGGGCGACCGCATCGGCCGTCGCCCGGCCGCTTTGCTGGGCGTGGCCGTGTTCGGCCTGGCAACGCTGGTGACGGCGGGCGCCACCGAAACCTGGCAGATCCTGGTGTTGCGGTTTATCGCTGGCCTGGGCATGGGCGGTTGTACGCCCATCGTGCTGGCGCTGGCGGCAGAGTACGCCCCAGCGCGCTTGCGCGGCACGGTCATCACCGGGGTCCTGCTCGGCCTGCCCGCTGGCGCCATGCTGGGCGGCCTGCTGGCTGCGCGCATGCTGCCGGTGATCGGGTGGCAGGGCATCTTCATTGTGGGCGGCGTGGCTCCCCTGGTCCTGCTGATCGCCTTGTTTGCGTTACTGCCCGAATCGCTGCAGTTCAAGGCGATGCGAGGCGATACGGCGAGCCAGGGCTACGTGGCACGCATTCTGGCAAAGATCTCGGGTCAGCTGCTGCCGGCCGGCACGCGCCTCACGGTGCCCGAAGACGCCACCATCCGCGCCAGCGTCAAGGCCTTGTTCAAGGATGGCTATGCGCGCAAGACGCTGTCGATCTGGTCGATTTACCTGCTGAACTGGGTGGCGTGGTTCATGCTGCTGTCGTGGCTGCCCACGGTGCTCAAGGCCGCCGGCTTGCCGGCCGAGCAGGCCCCCATGGGCACGTTCACCATCAACCTGGTGTTCATCGCCTGCGCAATTCCGCTCTCTTACCTTATGCCGCGCGTGCCGACCCGTTCGCTGCTGATCGCCATGTTCGCGCTGGGAATCGTGGTGTCGTTGGGACTGGGTTATGCAGGCACCGATTGGACCCTGGTGTTCATCCTGATCGGCGCGGCCGGACTGGGTGTCGGCGGCCAGCAGCTGGCGCTGAACTATCTGGTCATTGGCGCCTATCCGACCGCATTGCGCGCCACGGCCACCGGGTGGTCGATCGACATTGGCCGCGCAGGCGCCATCATCGGTTCGGCCATCGGCGGCACGGTCCTGGGCTGGGCCGGCCCGTCAGGCTTCTTCATGGTGCTTGCCATTCCGCTGGCAGGGGCATTGTTGGCCGTGCTGGCTGTTGACAAGCAATCGTCGCAGCCGGCATCGGGTGAATTGTCACGCGCACACTGA
- a CDS encoding short chain dehydrogenase family protein, with product MNRFENQIALITGAAQGVGRATAARLAAEGASVVLVDRADDQGEAVARDIRAQGGQASFFHADLETHAGARAMVEYALDLHGRIDVSVHNVGGTIWMKPFWEYTPDEMQREVNRSLWPTLWSCREVIPVMRKQGRGAIVNVGSNATRGIYRVPYSASKGGVHAATVCMALELAESGVRVNCVSPGALDNGVRAIPRNTQPPSEQDQAWQREMYTDCLATTPMHRMGSMEEVAAAICFMAAPEASYITGQIMYVAGGHQD from the coding sequence ATGAATCGCTTTGAAAACCAGATTGCCTTGATCACGGGCGCGGCCCAAGGCGTGGGGCGCGCCACCGCCGCGCGCCTGGCCGCCGAAGGCGCCAGCGTGGTGCTCGTTGACCGGGCGGACGACCAGGGTGAGGCCGTCGCCCGCGACATCCGCGCGCAGGGCGGCCAGGCATCCTTCTTCCATGCCGACCTCGAAACGCATGCCGGCGCGCGCGCCATGGTCGAATATGCACTGGACCTGCACGGCCGCATCGACGTGTCGGTGCACAACGTGGGCGGCACCATCTGGATGAAGCCCTTCTGGGAGTACACGCCCGACGAGATGCAGCGCGAAGTCAACCGCTCGCTCTGGCCCACGCTGTGGTCGTGCAGGGAAGTGATCCCCGTGATGCGCAAGCAGGGACGCGGCGCGATCGTGAACGTAGGATCAAACGCCACACGCGGCATCTATCGCGTGCCGTACTCGGCATCGAAAGGCGGAGTACACGCCGCCACCGTGTGCATGGCGCTGGAGCTTGCGGAAAGCGGCGTGCGCGTGAACTGCGTCTCGCCTGGGGCGCTCGACAATGGCGTGCGCGCCATCCCGCGCAACACCCAACCCCCGTCCGAACAGGACCAGGCCTGGCAGCGCGAGATGTACACCGATTGCCTGGCGACCACGCCCATGCACCGCATGGGCAGCATGGAAGAAGTCGCTGCCGCCATCTGCTTCATGGCAGCGCCGGAAGCGTCGTACATCACCGGACAGATCATGTACGTGGCAGGCGGGCATCAGGACTAG
- a CDS encoding integrase core domain protein, which yields MNTHKHARLTFLRRLEMVQQLIAHQVCVPEAARAYGVTAPTVRKWLGRFLAQGQAGLADASSRPTVSPRAIAPAKALAIVELRRKRLTQVRIAQALGVSASTVSRVLARAGLSHLADLEPAEPVVRYEHQAPGDLLHIDIKKLGRIQRPGHRVTGNRRDTVEGAGWDFVFVAIDDHARVAFTDIHPDERFPSAVQFLKDAVAYYQRLGVTIQRLLTDNGSAFRSRAFAALCHELGIKHRFTRPYRPQTNGKAERFIQSALREWAYAHTYQNSQHRADAMKSWLHHYNWHRPHQGIGRAVPISRLNLDEYNLLTVHT from the coding sequence ATGAACACCCATAAGCATGCCCGATTGACCTTCCTACGTCGCCTCGAAATGGTCCAGCAATTGATCGCCCATCAAGTTTGTGTGCCTGAAGCGGCCCGCGCCTATGGGGTCACCGCGCCGACTGTGCGCAAATGGCTGGGCCGCTTCCTGGCTCAGGGCCAGGCGGGCTTGGCCGATGCGTCCTCGCGCCCGACGGTCTCGCCCCGAGCGATTGCGCCGGCCAAGGCGCTGGCTATCGTGGAGCTGCGCCGCAAGCGGCTGACCCAAGTGCGCATCGCCCAGGCGCTGGGCGTGTCAGCCAGCACCGTCAGCCGCGTCCTGGCCCGCGCCGGTCTGTCGCACCTGGCCGACCTGGAGCCGGCCGAGCCGGTGGTGCGCTACGAGCATCAGGCCCCCGGCGATCTGCTGCACATCGACATCAAGAAGCTGGGACGTATCCAGCGCCCTGGCCACCGGGTCACGGGCAACCGACGCGATACCGTTGAGGGGGCCGGCTGGGACTTCGTCTTCGTGGCCATCGATGACCACGCCCGCGTGGCCTTCACCGACATCCACCCCGACGAGCGCTTCCCCAGCGCCGTCCAGTTCCTCAAGGACGCAGTGGCCTACTACCAGCGCCTGGGCGTGACCATCCAGCGCTTGCTCACCGACAATGGCTCGGCCTTTCGCAGCCGCGCCTTCGCCGCGCTGTGCCATGAGCTGGGCATCAAGCACCGCTTTACCCGACCTTACCGCCCACAGACCAATGGCAAGGCCGAACGCTTCATCCAGTCGGCCTTGCGTGAGTGGGCTTACGCTCACACCTACCAGAACTCCCAACACCGAGCCGATGCCATGAAATCCTGGCTACACCACTACAACTGGCATCGACCCCACCAAGGCATCGGGCGCGCTGTACCCATCTCCAGACTCAACCTGGACGAATACAACCTATTGACAGTTCACACCTAG
- a CDS encoding tonB dependent receptor family protein, with the protein MLTLGGRYDWATNKESNYLANASSKVNSEAFTGRSGLTYLFDNGIAPYVSYSTSFQPASGTLAPARGGGNFDPTKGKQYEAGVKYQPPGSDSMITASLFQLTQQNVTTADPVYSGYSVQDGEVRSRGLELEAKASLAAGLNVVASYAYLDAEITKDNANLVTGVSKKGLRPAAVPRHMAGLFVDYTVRTGPLAGLGLGSGVRYVGSSCNASNSVKIGGYTLVDAVVRYDLGQLSQDLKGLRASITATNLFDKRYFTPGFYDQSVFYGNRRAVVGTLSYSW; encoded by the coding sequence ATGCTGACGCTGGGCGGCCGCTATGACTGGGCCACCAACAAGGAATCCAACTATCTGGCCAATGCGTCCAGCAAGGTCAATTCGGAAGCCTTCACTGGCCGTAGCGGACTAACCTATCTTTTCGACAACGGCATCGCACCGTACGTCAGCTATTCCACGTCGTTCCAGCCCGCCTCGGGCACGCTGGCGCCGGCACGGGGCGGCGGCAATTTCGATCCGACCAAGGGCAAGCAGTACGAAGCCGGCGTCAAGTACCAGCCTCCGGGTTCCGACAGCATGATCACGGCATCCCTGTTCCAGTTGACGCAGCAAAACGTCACCACTGCGGACCCTGTGTACTCCGGCTACTCGGTGCAGGATGGCGAGGTGCGCTCGCGCGGCCTGGAGTTGGAGGCGAAGGCCTCGCTGGCCGCTGGCCTGAACGTGGTGGCGTCGTACGCCTATCTGGATGCCGAGATCACTAAGGACAATGCCAATCTCGTCACTGGCGTTAGCAAGAAGGGCCTGCGCCCAGCGGCGGTGCCGCGTCACATGGCGGGCCTGTTCGTCGATTACACCGTGCGCACCGGGCCGCTCGCCGGGCTGGGCCTGGGCAGCGGCGTCCGGTATGTTGGTTCGTCCTGCAACGCGTCCAACTCGGTCAAGATCGGTGGGTACACACTGGTTGATGCGGTGGTGCGATATGACCTGGGTCAGTTGAGTCAAGATCTCAAGGGTTTGCGCGCTTCGATTACTGCGACCAACCTCTTTGATAAGCGCTATTTCACCCCGGGTTTCTATGATCAGTCCGTGTTTTACGGCAATCGGCGCGCCGTGGTGGGAACATTGAGCTATAGCTGGTGA
- a CDS encoding tonB-dependent Receptor Plug domain protein: MRLRALPSQLALSFMASALLASPMLHAQGAVMASESTARRFDIPGGPLAQVISQYASAAGVAISFDAAQTRGLTSAGVHGTYMVDAGFAVALAGSGLQAVRGAQGAYTLQALPAAGSVVILPSIAVAGSTERPADDGFVALRSSAGTKTNTPLIEIPQAISVVSREEMDQRGVQNFNSAVAYTPGIRAIDYPGGQGAPDIHLRGFRAFNLFSTFRDGLRAGVNQYDIDIETYGLERIDVIKGPSSVLYGQIAPGGLVDMRTKRPTETPLHEIELQGGNFDRRQAAFDFAGPMDQEGKWLYRITGVARDSGTQVDHSPDDRLYLAPSLTWRPTDRTNVTVYASYQKSKRGGSEQSLPLTGTVNDNPAGRFPSTVFLGQPDLTHYTVENTSVGYEVEHAATQNWTVRQKARYTHADVDYVSSGARNSAQLTAGRYYTFGMQDRPKSTDTFLVDTNVEGRVSTGAVQHTVLAGLDYGYYSGRESRTGAPTARWTSSIPSTPIPPRGTASNRWTARARSIRPGCMRRTNCAMNAGC, translated from the coding sequence ATGCGCCTGCGCGCCTTGCCGTCCCAATTGGCGCTCTCGTTCATGGCGTCGGCCCTGCTTGCCTCGCCGATGCTGCATGCGCAAGGTGCCGTCATGGCCTCCGAGTCCACCGCCCGCCGCTTCGACATCCCTGGCGGGCCGCTGGCCCAGGTGATCAGCCAGTATGCAAGCGCAGCCGGCGTGGCCATCTCGTTCGATGCCGCGCAAACGCGCGGCCTGACCTCTGCTGGCGTGCATGGTACGTACATGGTGGATGCGGGCTTCGCGGTCGCACTGGCGGGTAGTGGACTGCAGGCCGTCCGCGGCGCGCAGGGCGCTTACACGCTGCAGGCGTTGCCCGCAGCGGGATCCGTGGTCATCCTCCCCAGCATCGCCGTGGCCGGCTCCACCGAGCGGCCAGCCGACGACGGCTTCGTAGCGCTGCGTTCGTCGGCAGGCACCAAGACCAATACGCCCCTGATTGAGATTCCCCAGGCTATCAGCGTCGTCAGTCGCGAAGAGATGGATCAGCGTGGGGTGCAGAATTTCAATTCTGCAGTGGCGTACACACCCGGCATTCGTGCCATTGACTACCCGGGCGGGCAAGGCGCACCCGACATCCACCTTCGAGGTTTCCGCGCCTTCAACCTGTTCTCGACGTTCCGGGACGGCCTGCGCGCGGGGGTTAACCAGTACGACATCGATATCGAGACCTACGGGCTGGAACGGATCGACGTTATCAAGGGGCCGTCGTCCGTGCTGTACGGGCAAATCGCCCCGGGCGGGCTGGTCGACATGAGGACTAAGCGCCCGACCGAAACACCGTTGCATGAAATCGAATTGCAGGGCGGCAATTTCGACCGTCGCCAGGCCGCGTTCGACTTCGCCGGTCCAATGGACCAGGAGGGCAAGTGGCTCTACCGCATCACCGGCGTGGCACGCGACAGTGGCACCCAGGTCGACCATTCGCCCGACGACCGGCTCTATCTGGCGCCGTCGCTGACATGGCGTCCCACCGACCGGACCAACGTCACCGTCTACGCGAGCTACCAGAAATCCAAGCGCGGCGGTTCGGAACAAAGCCTGCCGCTGACCGGCACCGTCAATGACAACCCGGCTGGCCGCTTCCCGTCGACTGTCTTTCTGGGGCAACCCGACCTGACGCACTACACGGTTGAGAACACCTCGGTCGGCTATGAAGTCGAACATGCCGCCACGCAAAACTGGACCGTGCGTCAAAAGGCCCGCTATACCCATGCCGACGTGGATTACGTGTCCAGCGGTGCACGCAACAGCGCGCAACTGACCGCCGGACGCTACTACACGTTCGGCATGCAGGACCGCCCGAAAAGTACCGACACCTTTCTGGTCGACACCAATGTCGAAGGCCGGGTTTCGACGGGTGCCGTGCAGCACACCGTTCTGGCAGGCCTGGACTATGGGTACTATTCCGGCCGCGAGTCCCGCACGGGGGCACCAACGGCACGGTGGACATCTTCAATCCCGTCTACACCAATACCACCACGTGGAACAGCTTCAAATCGGTGGACGGCAAGAGCCAGGTCTATCAGACCGGGTTGTATGCGCAGGACCAACTGCGCTATGAACGCTGGATGCTGA
- a CDS encoding fecR family protein yields the protein MPADTTPSARELRAVKDAATWYARLSSEAVTANDRHAWSHWLASDAAHRSAWGKVEQVCRQMGRLPGSIARPTLAPANAPRRAVLRSIGLVAGASAASWLGWRTVSREGWTADYRSAVGERRNIQLADGSSMLMDTDTAVDVSFDAHARILDLRQGAILVSTHPDSAATPRPFLVRTRQGTATALGTRYTVKTEDGWTRVAVLEKSVRLEPAQGQDAFVLHAGEQARFSRDTIDLPKPNDITTVSWIGGNLAALDMPLGQLAAELGRYRRGGLGCDADVALLLVSGSFPLDNTDQALAALTQSFPVKTTRVLGYWTRLVAR from the coding sequence ATGCCTGCGGACACTACGCCCAGCGCACGGGAGCTGCGCGCCGTCAAAGACGCTGCCACGTGGTACGCGCGCCTGAGTTCGGAAGCTGTCACCGCCAACGATCGCCACGCCTGGAGCCACTGGCTCGCCAGCGACGCGGCCCACCGCTCCGCATGGGGCAAGGTCGAGCAGGTTTGCCGCCAGATGGGCCGCTTGCCAGGCAGCATCGCCCGCCCCACGCTGGCGCCTGCCAACGCGCCTCGCCGCGCGGTGCTGCGTAGCATCGGTCTCGTAGCAGGCGCCAGCGCCGCCTCCTGGCTGGGTTGGCGCACCGTGTCCAGGGAGGGTTGGACTGCCGACTACCGTAGCGCCGTCGGCGAACGGCGCAACATCCAGCTGGCCGACGGCTCGTCAATGCTGATGGACACGGATACCGCCGTCGACGTGTCGTTCGACGCGCACGCCCGTATCCTGGACCTGCGGCAGGGCGCCATTCTGGTCTCCACGCATCCTGACTCGGCCGCCACGCCGCGCCCCTTCCTCGTGCGCACGCGCCAAGGCACGGCCACCGCACTCGGCACGCGTTACACAGTTAAGACCGAAGATGGCTGGACGCGCGTGGCCGTCCTGGAAAAGTCTGTCCGCCTAGAGCCCGCCCAAGGGCAAGACGCCTTCGTCCTGCATGCTGGCGAGCAGGCGCGGTTCAGCCGAGACACCATCGACCTCCCCAAGCCAAACGACATCACGACCGTGTCATGGATTGGCGGCAACCTCGCCGCACTGGACATGCCGCTGGGTCAACTGGCGGCCGAGCTGGGCAGATATCGGCGCGGCGGTCTGGGGTGCGACGCCGACGTTGCACTCCTTCTGGTGTCGGGCTCTTTTCCGCTGGACAATACGGATCAGGCTCTGGCCGCGTTGACGCAGAGCTTCCCAGTCAAAACCACGCGCGTGCTGGGCTACTGGACCAGGCTTGTGGCGCGTTGA
- a CDS encoding RNA polymerase sigma factor, sigma-70 family protein: protein MSSIPPAAVSAMHTLYSDNHGWLLGWLRRRVGDPFDAADLMQDTFVRVLKSHTGRCGEASAGPVAEIREPRAYLATIAKSLMIDFFRRQALERTYLEVLAALPPQEVPSLETQAVLRSALIEIDAMLDGLGLKVKQAFLMAQCEDLPYAEIARRLGVSRRSVDNYLARAMAHCCLLLP from the coding sequence GTGTCCAGCATTCCTCCCGCTGCCGTATCAGCGATGCATACGCTTTACAGCGACAACCATGGGTGGCTGTTGGGGTGGTTGCGCCGTCGCGTGGGCGATCCGTTCGACGCGGCGGATCTGATGCAGGACACCTTCGTCAGGGTGCTGAAGTCGCATACCGGTCGATGTGGCGAAGCCAGCGCCGGCCCCGTCGCTGAGATTCGGGAACCGCGCGCTTACCTTGCGACCATCGCCAAAAGCCTGATGATCGATTTTTTCCGGCGCCAGGCGCTGGAGCGAACCTATCTCGAAGTCTTGGCCGCACTCCCGCCGCAGGAGGTGCCTTCGCTCGAAACGCAGGCCGTGTTGCGCAGCGCCTTGATCGAGATCGACGCCATGCTCGACGGACTCGGATTGAAGGTCAAGCAGGCCTTCTTGATGGCGCAGTGCGAAGACCTGCCCTATGCCGAGATTGCCCGCCGTCTGGGGGTGTCGCGTCGCAGCGTGGATAATTATCTGGCGCGCGCCATGGCGCATTGCTGTTTGCTCTTGCCGTGA